In the bacterium SCSIO 12741 genome, AGCCTCTTGTTTCAGTCTATCGACCACCTGAGCGACGAACACATCCAGCATTACTACGATTCCCTCAAGCAATTACCTGAGCCTCCAAAACAGCTGATGGATCAAATCGATTTGTTCCTTTCGGTAAAGACCATGACGCAGTTGGAGATTGCGCTGATGATGGATTCTTTGTTTGAAAAAGGAGGTAACAATTACGCCTTGATCAATCAGATCAATCTGTTTATTAGTCAAAATGATTTTAACGAACAGCAGCCTGACGAATTTGAGTATACCCGCAACACCTACGACTATCCGGCAGACTTGTTCTACAACAGTTGGAATACCCAGAAACCGCACCCTTATTCTCCCAAATTGTGCCAGGACGACACGACTACGCGTCTAAAATTGGCCGGCGGAGGTTTAGGCGAAATGGTGATGCCCGTAGACAAAATTGTAGTGACATCCTTGTTTGGATATCGCTGGGAAAGATTTCACCGGGGAGTAGATCTCGATCTTCAAGTATGGGATACAGTAAGAACCATGTTTAGCGGAAAAGTTCGTTACGTGGGTTATTACGGAGGCTATGGGAGAACGGTTGTAGTTAGACACCACAATGGATTGGAAACATTGTACGCACACTTACACCGGTTCAAGGTAAAAGTGGGCGACGATGTAGATGCAGGCCAATTGATTGCCTTGGGAGGAAGTTCTGGACATTCCACCGGAAGTCATCTTCACTTTGAATGTCGTTTTAAAGGCGTAGCACTAAACCCGTCTCAACTCATCAATTTTAAGACCGGTGAATTGATCGACGACCAGGTAACCTTGAAAAAGAACAAATGGGGCTACACAGCCATTCCCGATGGAGTAGAGTACTACACCGTGAAAAAGGGGGACTATCTGTACAAAATCGCCGATATGTACGGAACCACGTGTACCCAACTTTGTGAAGCAAACGGCATTAAAAGAAATTCTCCCTTGCGAATAGGGCAGAAAATCAGGATATTGTAACATGGAAGATTGGATTGATTTAACCAATTACCGCCGACACCCCACTCAATACGAATACCAGGTTTTTCATTTTAAAACAGCGCAGCATGCCGCGTTTTTCGAAAATCTATTGGTGGAACATAAGATTGAGTTTGAACGACACGACGAGCGTCAACCTGCCGGAATGGTCTACTATTTTGCTTTGCACCAAAAAGACCTAAAAGAAGCCGTTCGGCTCAATCACCTCACCATTGGAAAGTTCCGCAGCCGATTCATACCCGATGCAACTTTTCGCTGGCTCATCATCC is a window encoding:
- a CDS encoding peptidoglycan DD-metalloendopeptidase family protein, which encodes MKQTLTIIIGLLAALGLLNAAEGDKEGKPVKKAVVFYGESLLFQSIDHLSDEHIQHYYDSLKQLPEPPKQLMDQIDLFLSVKTMTQLEIALMMDSLFEKGGNNYALINQINLFISQNDFNEQQPDEFEYTRNTYDYPADLFYNSWNTQKPHPYSPKLCQDDTTTRLKLAGGGLGEMVMPVDKIVVTSLFGYRWERFHRGVDLDLQVWDTVRTMFSGKVRYVGYYGGYGRTVVVRHHNGLETLYAHLHRFKVKVGDDVDAGQLIALGGSSGHSTGSHLHFECRFKGVALNPSQLINFKTGELIDDQVTLKKNKWGYTAIPDGVEYYTVKKGDYLYKIADMYGTTCTQLCEANGIKRNSPLRIGQKIRIL